cactctgcggtccaactcatcccaaaccatctcaattgggatgaggttgggtgattgtggagaccaggtcatctgatgcagctctccatcactcttcttcttagtcaaatagcccttacacagtctggaggtgtgttgggtcattgtcctgttgaaaaacaaatgatagtctcactaagtgcaaccagatgagatggcgtatcgctgcagaatgctgtagttgccatgctggttaagtgtgccttgaattctaaataaatcactgacagtgtcaccagcaaagcaccatcacacctcctcctccatgcttcatggtgggaactacaCGTGCGGAGGTCATCtgttcacttactctgcgtctcacaaagacacggcggttggaaccaaaaatctcaaatttggactcatcagaccaaaggacagattttcaccggtctaatgttcattgcttgtgtttcttggcccaagcaagtctcttcttattattggtgtcctttagtagtggtttctttgcagcaatttgaccatgaaggcctgattcacacagtctcctctgaacagttgatgttgagatgtgtctgttacttgaactctgtgaggtgcaatctgaggtgcagttaactgccGATTTCtggggctggtaactctaatgaacgtatcctctgcagcagaagtaactctgggtcttcctttcctgtggcagtcctcacgagagacagtttcatcatggcgcatgatggtttttgcgactgcacttgaagaaacgttcaaagttcttgaaatgttccacattgactgagcttcaagtaatgatggactgtcgtttctctttgcttatttgagctgccgtaatatggacttggtcttttaccaaatagggccatcttctgtataccatccctactttgtcacaacacaactgattggctgaaatgcattaagaataaattaaattccacaaatttacaaggcacacctgttcattgaaatgcattacaggtgactacctcgtgaagctggttgagagaatgccaagagtgtgcaaatctgtcaaggcaaagggtggctactttgaagaatctcaaatatatttgagaAAATTAATTTTCTAAttaatgtagaaaattgtaaaaataaagaaagccttgaatgagtaggtgtgtgtcaatttttgactggtactgtatatatgtgtacCTTCCCTGGGCATTGGtctttgcctggctacccaaactccttgcGCCAGCCAAACGCTACTTTACAGACTTTAGTTTCTTCTCCACAATGAGTCTGGCGTACCTCCCCGACGATTTATAGAATGCAAACACATTCTAACCGTTccgattggtcccagaaaccgatgggttgggccagagccagaacacacgtgggtaaagTGTTTTTATTGGCTTTTTGATACTCTGATTTAGAAATTATCCAATtactgatgactttgttttgtacaacacccctcattatgACATTGCCATCATTGAAGTCATTTATGGTGGTCTCAGTTTGAAGTATGTAGTGAACGTAGAGCAGCGGGAGTATTCagtttgagtcgtcaggcaagGTGCTGCCACAACCACACTTGACTGTGGGCTCAGTTAAAGCCATCCTTTTGCACATCTGGAATTTGACCTCTTCTCCCTTTCAACCGCTCTGCACTGGAGGAGTCACAGAACAGGCAACTTGAGGTCGGCCCACTCACTCCGGTGGAAACCTCAAGCATACgcagtaaaacacacacacagtcaccgctcgcacacacacacatcctctcccTAGTGATTTCTAAATAGGGACAGGATATTATATGGTTTATTTTCTTGGCGTTGTATCAACCATGATGTGCTCGATACACATCAAGATAAATAAACTCTTATGTTGTTTTTTCTCTCCTCGTGTTACGACTGAAGCCTGACTGAGGCTACTGCATTGTCTGAGTGTTAACACACGTGTGCACAACATGATAGAAGGATTATACCAGATTGTTGCAGAATTTCTCTCCTATCAGTACTGACACGTACATAAAGTGGTttccattttgtgtgtgtgtgtgttttgtgatgtACAGGAGCTGTGTCAGTGCAGGCCCTCGGATGGGAACTGCTCGTGCTGTAAAGAGTGTATGCTCTGTCTTGGCACACTGTGGGAGGAGTGCTGCGACTGTGTTGGTAGGTGCCACGGACTAGGTGCAGTTGTGAGCATATTGGGAAGGACAAACAAGAACCGGTGTCAGAATGGATGAGGCTAATGAGGATGGGTATTTGATTTTTGCATCATATTGAGCTCCTTCAAATCCTTCCATGTCTATGTCCTTTATTCACTGATTGTTGAAGATATTGCATCCATCAGATTTTACAGTGAATGTTGAGTATCAAATCacatattatttgtcacatgcgccgaatacaacaggtggacAACCTTACCGTGGaaggcttacttacaagcccttaaccaacaatgcagttttaagaaaatagttaaaatattgacaaaataaactaaagtaaaaataaataaatataaaaagtaacacaataaaataacaataatgaggatatacagggggtactgagtcagtgtgtaaTTTGAACAAGAGAAGAATAGTGGTTTACTGACTTATCAGTCATTTAttgtaatattttatttatttatcaataTTTAGTAACTTGCTTCCTGTCTCCCCTCACAGGGATGTGTAACCCTAGGAACTACAGTGACACTCCAGCTACCTCCAAAAGCACGGTGGAGGAACTCTACCGACCCATCCCCTCACTGTTCCGCGCCCTCACCGAGGGCGAAGCGCCCATCAACATGATGGTGGTATCCTTCCCCGTGGCCGAGGAACTATCTTACCACGAGAACCTGGTGTCTTTCCTGGAGACCATCGAGGACCAGCACCAAAATGTCTCCCTGCCTGGGAACAGTATCCACGCCAGCTACGATAACAGCCAAAGtactgaaggtagggaggggtgagggggttgAATTATGTGAATGCTAATAGCTGCTGTGTACTCATTTTAATAAGAGAATAAAACATAGGCACATCATACAGTCTTGTGCAGGTGCCTGTTATCAAAGTATTAAACTCAGTTCATCAGCAAAACAGACTCTGAAGATTCCACATTGCAATAtactattttatttatatatacacttccgttcaaaagtttgggtcacttagaaatgtccttgtttttgaaagaaaagcacactcTGTCCATTttctgtccatttaaaataacatcaaattgatcagaaatacattgtagacattgttaatgttgtaaatgactattggaaACGGCAGCTTtttcttatggaatatctacataggcgtacagaggaccattatcagcaaccagcactcctgtgttccaatggcacgttgtgttagctaatccaagtttataattttaaaaggctaattgatcattagaaaacccttctcAAATTATGttggcacagctgaaaactgttgttctgattaaagaagcaataaaactggccttctttagactagttgagtatctggagcatcagcatttgtgggtttgattacaggctcaaaatggccagaaacaaagacctttcttctgaaactcgtcagtctattcttgttctgagaaatgacggctattccatgagagaaattgccaagaaactgaagatctcgtacagcgctgtgtactactcccttcacagaacagcgcaaactggctctaaccagaatagaaagaggagtgggaggccccggtgcacaactgagcaagaggacaagtacatttagtgtctagtttgagaaacagatgcctcaaaagtcctcaactggcagcttcattaaatagtaccggcaaaacaccagtctcaacgtcaacagtgaagaggcgacgccgggatgctggccttctaggcagagttgcaaagaaaaagccatatcttagactggccaatgaaaataaaagattaagatgggcaaaataaaacagacactggacagacgaactctgcctagaaggccagcatcccggagtcgcctcttcactgttgacattgagactggtgttttgtgggtactatttaatgaagctgccagttgaggacttgtgaggtggtagtgtatgtatgtatgtatgtatgtatgtatgtatatgtatgtacgtatatacacacagtaccagtcaaatgtttggacacacctactcattgcaaggtttgtctttatttttactattttctacattgtagaataaaagtgaagaattcaaaactatggaatcgtgtagtaaccaaaaaagtgtttaacaaatcaaaatatattttagattcatcaaagtagccactctttgccttgatgacagctttgcacactcttggcattctttcatccagcttcacgaggtagtcacctggaatgcatttcaattaacaggtgtgccctgttaatttgtggaatttctttccttcttaatgcgtttgagccaatcagttttgttgtgacaaggtaggggtggtatacagaagatggccctatttggtaaaagaccaagtccatattatggcaagaacagctcaaataagaaaggAGAAACAaccatcattactttaggacatgaaggtcagtcaatgcggaatatttcaagaactttgaacgtttcttcaagtgtagttgcaaaaaccatcaagcgttatgatgaatctggctgtcatgaggacctccacaggaatggaagacccagagttacctctgctgcagaggataagttcattagagttaccagcctcagaaattgcagcccaaataaatgcttcagagttcaagtaacagacacatctcaacatcagctgttcagagaagactgtgatggagagctgcatcagatgaactggccaccacaatcacccgacctcaacccaattgagagaggaccgcagagtgaagaaaaagcagccaacaagtgctcagcctgtgggaactccttcaagactgttggaaaagcattcctcatggagctggttgagagaatgccaagagtgtgtaaagctgtcaaggcaaaggggggctacttttaaagaatttaaaatatattttgatttgttaaacacttttttggttactacatgattccatgtgttatttcctggttttgatgtcttcaccattattctacaatgtagaaaacagtaaaaatcaAACATCTCCCATAACAAATCAGGACAGCCCAATTGGCTTTAGAGGTATTAACCTGGGCAGATTGGGCAACCCATAAGTGCTAAATATATGGACTTTGATCCAACACACTATTTTAGGGAACCCCCAGGAGTTCCCTAACTCATCCCCCTGGCAGGGACCATATTGTTTTAGGAGGGGAGGGCTAAGCTATAATGAACTCATGGCTAAGGCTGCTTTGAACTGAGCTCTGTGGTTTGACCCCTCCATAAAAGCTTATGAGATCTCAGGGCCTTGGCTTTCGTTTGATGGTTTTAGCAGGCCGCTATTTGAAAACCAAGCAGCCCTGTAAATTATTGAGTATATTGCTGCTGGCCTagtgaactttcatgtgcatcCGCTCCAGTTGTCCTCTCCTCAGCCTCTGGTCCTAGTGATTCTAATTGACGAGGAATCTAGGGGGGGGGAGAGTAAGCGAGCTCCTTACGTATCCGCTCTGTGAACCTGTGACCCAGATCTGTTTTCCCTTTGGGAAAACACGCTCATTAATCAGGCCTCCAGCGATGGGGGATGCCCTCGCCTTATGAGGTGGGATGGGTGTGGGGCGGCAGAGATAAACACATGGGCTTAAATCAAGACGTACGCATGCAGCCCTTTAGCGTAGGATGGATGATGCATGTCAATCAAGAGGTTAGGCTCtactaggctttagctcagctggCTAACACATACTTGTGGCACAATAGTTCAAACTATGGAAGGTCACATGGTGGAGGTGGACTCattttgtgatttaaaaaaaaatatgtattaaacatttaaataaatactGAGATTTGATACGATACATAGAGGTGGACTAACAGGACTTTGCTTCTTTTGTGCTTTAGAGTACCTTCATAAAAGTAAAGTGAAGACTACAATATATCGCTTAAGCATTTTATTGCTAATATTTGCCTGTTGTATTCAAAGACTTATTTCTCCCGTTTTTTTTCCCCCTCCACAGATAACATGTGCACTGTGGTGTACTTTGATGACTGCGTGTCCATCCGCCAGTGCAAGCAGTACTGCGAGTCCATGGGCGGCTCCAAGTACCGCTGGTTCCACAACGCCTGCTGTGAATGCATCGGCCCGGAGTGCCTCGACTACGGCAGCAAAGCCGTCAAGTGCATGAACTGCCTGTTCTAATGAAAGCCAATGGGACTAGCCACGTTAGGGTACTGTGCTCAAAATGCCACAAGGGGGCACTGTCTGCAATATGCAGATTAGCTGATGAGGTTGACTGAGTAGGATGACTTGTGCCTCAGCCTTTTTGTAAAATGTTTCCATGTTGTGATGTAAAATATTAGCCCTGACAAATTATTTTTCACTCTTGAATTAGTTTTTATATCTTATATAGGTTCTCTAGCAGAgaataaatatatattgattgttTTATATTCTCATATAGTTAATGCTGAAAGAGTCACTATGCCAAATCGTTTTTATATATATAGCCGCGTAAAGACAAGCAATCAATGTTATAAAATCTGTAGTGAAATGGCATTTTATTTTTGCTGTAATGGACAATCATAGTAAATACTGTTTTGTATAATTATATAATTGTTAGTAAtataacatacactacatggccaaaggtatagacacctgctcgtcaaacatctcattccaaaatcatgggcattaatatggagatggtcccccccctttgctgctataacagcctacgCTCTTCTGGGAAaacattccactagatgttagaacattgctgaggggacttgcttccattcagccacaagaacattagtgaggttggcactgatgttgggcgattaggcctggctcgcagtcggcgttccaattcatcccaaaggtgttcgatggggttgaggtcagggctctgtgcaggccagtcaagttcttccacaacaatcttgataaaccatttctgtatggacctttctttgtgcatggggacattgtcatactgaaacaggaaagggccttccccaaactgttgccacaaagttggaagcaaagaattgtctagaatggtgtatcgttaagattttccttcactggaactaaggggcctgaaccatgaaaaacagccccagatcattattcctactccaccaaactttacagttggcattgtGCATTGGGGCAGGAAGCGTTCTTatggcatccgtcaaacccagattagtccgtcggactgccagatggtgaagcgtgattcatcactccagagaatgcgtttccactgctccagagtccaatggctgagCGCTTTACAGcactccagtcgacgcttggcattgagcatggtatTCTTAGGCTCTTGTGCTCTCTTCTTgtgcgtgcggctgctcggccatggaaacccatttcatgaagctcccgacgaacagttcttgtgctggcgttgcttccagaggcagtagaactcagtagtgagtgttgtaactgaggacagacgatttttatgcacttcagcactcggcggtcccgttctgtgagcttgtgtggcctaccacttcacagctgagccgttgttgctcctatacgtttccacttcataataacagcacttacagttgactggggcagctttagcagggcagaaatgtgatgaactgacttgttggaaaggtgacatcctatgacggtgccacgttgcaagtcactgagctcttcagtaaggccattctacagccaACATTTGTCTATGGAgcttgcatggctgtgtgctcgattttatacacacgtcagcaacgggtgtggctgaaatagccggatCCACTAAtgtgaagggttgtccacatacttctaGCCATTTAGTGTATGTTATTTTAAACGATGGCCATATTCAATCAAAACTGATGGCCAGCCTTTCACAGACAACAGGTTTGATTTTATAGGCGCAGTTAAGATGATTTGTTTCATACTGTAAACATGTATCATTCTAGCACAAGTATGTTGTTTGACTGTATACCACACTGTTACTATACACACTCCGGAATGGAACAGTTGATTGGTCTAAAGGTAGTCTGGTGGGATCCGTTTCAGACCAGGAGTGTGTTCCACTCTGAGGTGTGTACTGTAAGTCATGTCAGAGGAATCCAGTTGTTATTGCACGAGCCCTCTGTGTTTATTCCCCCGTTCTTCATGTCTTTAGCTATGCTTATTAAAGGTCTGCAACATTTGGTTTCAATTAGGGCCACAGAGGCTGGCAGAGAGCAGCAAAAACGTTACTGCAACGTCTTTCCGCAGCTTTATTGGTCTGGTAGAGGTTGTATGTGCTACATTCAATCTGTTTGTGTCCTTGCTTTTTGTGCTGGTTCCGTCGTGCATTGCTTATTTCCTTGATCTGTCAAGTTTTTATAGGGTTGTCGTGTAGCCAGTGGGTCTCGTGAAACAGAAAATGTTGGTTATTTGGCACAGAAGTGGAGCAATGTGGTTTATGGAAGCAGTGAGGTACTAAAGATAAATGCTTTAATTTCTAAGCCAATGCTTAGAAATTCACAAATAACAGCTTATGAAAATGTGGGGAAAGTAAAGTAGATACATTGTTCATGTAAAAGCAATAATATAACTTGAATTGTGACAGGAACATGTGTAAAACACTTCATTCCAAACTGCAAACAGTAAAACAATGTTttgtgtaaaatgtaataaattaaACATTTCTCATTTTTACACTAAACAGTTTCCCAACAGGAGCATTTGATGCCTAACAGTTCCTTTTCATCCTGGGTTTTCTAAACCGGTTTGCCACACAACCCAGGTGTCCCAATCAGTTTGCCCCACTTTCCCTGTAAGAGGAAGGGGAGGCATGGAGAAGTGAGGAGCATGATGCTGGGCACAGCCCACTGGCTGACAGGCAACAAAAGTGTTGTGTGTCGGGTACATCCAAGGCCTCACAAAGAAGCCTTTGTCTCAGGAGGATGGCTCTGGTCACGTAAACAGTCTGTCCACCTGACATGGCAAGCCAGCCAAACCTGCTGCAATGCAGTCGATCGGGGTTGCGTGCAGGCAGACATCCTTGTTGCAGCGTTGGACAATGATGCTATTGTGTTGGCTGTAAAAGCATGGAGGAATGGATCTTATGAAGGACATGAATTTCGGGTTCGGTTTAGGCAAATGGTCTTTGATAAAGGGAAGAGAGTAATAGTAATTGGCttttttggaagaaattaatggCGTTTTTGGATAAAACactgaaaataaggtctgtggtaaacacaggcttaggaaaTCTTATGTTTTGCTGTATGAAGTCATCTTCATCGCTTAACGTAGTTTAATTTTGAaacatttatgtaaaaaaatatataaaggtcatgttaactgactaatATCTCAGAACAAAACATACActatatgtacagtcgtggccaaaagttgagaatgacaaatattaattaccacagtttgctgcttcagtgtctttagatatttgtcagatgttactatggaatactgaagtataattacaagcatttcataagtttcaaaggcttttattgacaattacatgaagttgatgcaaagagtcaatatttgcaatgttaacccttctttttcaaaacctctgcaatccgccctggcgtgctgtcaattaacttctgggccacatcctgactgatggcagcccattcttgcataatcaatgcttggagtttgtcagaatttgtggggttttgtttgtccacccgccccttgaggattgaccaagttctcaatgggattaaggtctggggcgtttcctggccatggaccaaaaatattgatgttttgttcctcgagccacttagttatcacttttgccttatgtcaaggtgctccatcatgctggaaaaggcattgttcgtcaccaaactgttcctggatagttgggagaagttgctcttggaggatgtgttggtaccattctttattcatggctgtgtactttagcaaaattgtgagtgagcccactcccttggctgagaagcaaccccacacatgaatggtctcaggatgctttactgttggcatgacataggactgatggtagcgctcaccttgtcttctccggacaagctttttccggatgccccaaacaatcggaaaggggattcatcagagaaaatgacttgaccccagtcctcagcagtccaatacctataccttttgcagaatatcagtctgtccctgatgtttttcctggagagaagtggcttctttgctgcccttcttgacaccaggctatcctccaaaagtctttgcctcactgtgcgtgcagatgcattcacacctgcctgctgccattcctgagcaagctctgtactggtggtgccccgatcccgcagctgaatcaactttaggagacggtcctggcgcttgctggactttcttgggcgccctgaagccttcttcacaacaattgaacctctctccttgaagttcttgatgatctgataaatggttgatttaggtgcaatcttagtggcaacaatatccttgcctgtgaagccctttttgtgcaaagcaatgatgacggcacgtgtttccttgcaggaaaccatggttgacagaggaagaacaatgattccaagcaccaccctccttttgaagcttccagtctgttattcgaactcaatcagcatgacagagtgatctccagccttgtcctcgtcaacactcacacctgtgttaacgagagaatcactgacatgtcagctggtccttttgtggcagggctgaaatgcagtggaaatgttttttggggggagattcagttaattgcaaagtccctctgccatgcaaattaattgcaattcatctgatcactcgtcataacattctggagtatatgcaaattgccatcatacaaactgaggcagcagactttgaaaatgaatgtcattctcaaaacttttggccacgactgtagacacCCCTGTGGATTTGGCCATTtcagccccggtcaactgtaagtgccgttattgtaaagtggaaaagTCTAGAAGCAACTGGCTcaaccgcgaagtggtaggccacataagctcacagaatgggaacgccaagtgctgaagcgcttaGCACGTAAAAATAGtccgtcctcggttgcaacactcaatagagttccaaactgcctctggaagtaacatcagcacaagaactgttcgtctcgAGTGcacaagcatcggctggagtggtataaagcttgcagccattggactctggagcagtgaaaacgcattctctggagtgatgaatcatgcttcactatctggcagtctgacggactaatctggggttggccaggagaacgctgccaggagaacgctacctgccccaatgcaaacTGTAAAGTTGAGGTAAAATAAttgtctgggactgtttttcatggttcgggccccttagttccagtgaagagatcataacactacagcatacaatgacatcctagacaattctgtgcttccaacttcgtgccaacagtttggggaaggccctttcctgtttcagcatgacaatgcccccgtgcacagagaggtccataaagaaatggtttattgagatcagtgtggaagaacttgactggcctgcagagccctggcatcaaacacctttgggatgaattggaacaccgactgtgagcagcccaacctcactaatgctcttgtagcatgttccaacatctagtggaaagccttcccagaagagtggatgctgttacagcagcaaaggggggaggcaactccatattaatgcctatgattttggaatgagatgttcatgtAGTGTATAAGATCTAAGCCTGTGTTAACTTCATTCCTTATTTTCAGCATTTTTTCCCCCCATAGAAATGACTGATTAAACCAAAGGCAACTAATTTCTGGTTTTTAGGACTAAAAGCTGGCGAGCTCAATTGGTTAATGAAAATGAGTGGGTTAGTTTTTTCACACTGTACATGCAAACTTTCGTGATCTGGTCCTGGGggcagaggggtatactacaaagcaggattaATGAGTTAGCCTGCTAACTTGACATTTTCTAGAGTTTTCTTTCTAGATGAGCCAATTTCAAGCTTAACAACCAAAAACACAAATTAAACTTAACTTTTTGGGccacccaaccaaattcacattgaGTTATAAAGCTGtcactcattgaaagcaagtataAGATATGGTAGAACTGTTCTACATGCACTATTTCTACGCTTTAatttagtttttgcatctttcACAATTTGGTTTGTAAACTAGCTTCAAAAACAATAATTGAAGTTAGCCGGCTAACtaattgatcctgctttgtagtaaaCCTCAGCTTCAGAATAAATGATTGATTTATTGGA
Above is a genomic segment from Salvelinus fontinalis isolate EN_2023a chromosome 25, ASM2944872v1, whole genome shotgun sequence containing:
- the LOC129823054 gene encoding twisted gastrulation protein homolog 1-A-like produces the protein MKSTQILLSTALIFLLSGLSMTTACNKALCASDVSKCLIQELCQCRPSDGNCSCCKECMLCLGTLWEECCDCVGMCNPRNYSDTPATSKSTVEELYRPIPSLFRALTEGEAPINMMVVSFPVAEELSYHENLVSFLETIEDQHQNVSLPGNSIHASYDNSQSTEDNMCTVVYFDDCVSIRQCKQYCESMGGSKYRWFHNACCECIGPECLDYGSKAVKCMNCLF